Proteins found in one Chrysiogenes arsenatis DSM 11915 genomic segment:
- a CDS encoding helix-turn-helix domain-containing protein, producing MKTATTHHARVELGTTIRAIRRSMQLTQEELAERASLSCKFVSEIERGQANPSIETLANIADGLGIDIVELFCNENTLIIKNDKIKEVKVAFDILTEFFSGKCTKD from the coding sequence ATGAAAACTGCAACCACCCATCACGCTAGAGTAGAGCTTGGCACAACAATAAGAGCGATTCGCCGGAGCATGCAATTAACGCAAGAGGAACTTGCTGAGCGCGCTTCTTTGAGTTGTAAGTTTGTGAGTGAAATTGAGCGTGGCCAAGCTAATCCGAGCATAGAAACACTTGCCAATATTGCGGATGGTTTAGGTATAGACATTGTAGAGTTGTTTTGCAACGAAAACACTCTAATTATCAAGAATGATAAAATAAAAGAAGTAAAAGTTGCATTTGATATATTAACGGAGTTTTTCTCAGGGAAATGCACCAAGGACTAA
- the carB gene encoding carbamoyl-phosphate synthase large subunit, whose amino-acid sequence MPRRSDLKKIMIIGSGPIVIGQACEFDYSGTQAVKALKEEGYEVILVNSNPASIMTDPELADATYIEPITIEYLEKIIERERPDALLPTVGGQTALNAAVDLAEMGILKKYGVEMIGANLNAIKKGEDRELFKEAMQRIGLDMPNSGYAHSIAEARKVVQEIGFPAIIRPSFTLGGTGGGIAYNMEELEMIVSSGLDASPSHEVLIEESIIGWKEYEMEVMRDNKDNVVIICSIENLDAMGVHTGDSITIAPAQTLTDKEYQMMRDASIKVIREIGVDTGGSNVQFAVNPRDGRLIIIEMNPRVSRSSALASKATGFPIAKIAAKLAVGYTLDELQNDITKETPASFEPTIDYVVTKFPRFAFEKFPKANATLTTQMKSVGEAMSIGRTFKESFQKVLRSLEIDSYGFEGRVAPDKLKKPTPDIISLVEEKLRVPGAERTWYIGDAIRLGYTVDQVHELTGIDPWFLRQFEEIIAMEGKLSALGSFHNLSAEFMREAKQMGFSDRRLATLLNTDEKNIEVIRHKFGVLPVFKRIDTCAAEFEAHTPYLYSTYEEECEAAPTDRKKIMIIGGGPNRIGQGIEFDYCCCHAAFALSDDGYETIMVNCNPETVSTDYDTSDRLYFEPITREDILAIVEKEKPIGLIVQFGGQTPLKLAVPLEKERVPILGTTPDAIDRAEDRERFKQLVEKLGLRQPDNDTATSKEQAVAIAERIGYPVVVRPSYVLGGRAMEIVYNTEDLRDYMERAVKASPEHPILIDLFLQHAVELDVDAICDGENVIIAGLMEHIEEAGIHSGDSACSLPPRNISDAICEEIRRQTRMLALELGVVGLMNIQFAVKGEDIYLLEVNPRASRTVPFVSKATGIPYAKIAARVMAGKKLPELGLTEDYTPEYFSVKEAVFPFIKFPGVDTVLGPEMKSTGEVMGIDMNFGIAFGKAQAGAGGNLPSKGTAFISVRDEDKPFVTHIAEKLLQLGFAVVATRGTAAFLKDKGVNVDVVHKVKEGRPNIVDKIVNGEIALVINTPEGSRSRSDDLSIRRSVLTYKVPYSTTIEGALAAVTAIEARKKSQTSVLPIQEYYKLGSAPTIY is encoded by the coding sequence GTGCCTAGACGCAGCGACTTAAAGAAGATTATGATTATTGGCTCTGGCCCGATTGTTATCGGTCAGGCCTGCGAGTTTGACTATTCCGGTACTCAGGCTGTCAAAGCCCTGAAAGAAGAAGGCTACGAAGTCATTCTTGTGAACTCGAACCCTGCCAGCATTATGACCGATCCAGAATTGGCAGATGCTACGTATATCGAACCGATTACTATTGAGTATCTTGAAAAAATTATCGAGCGCGAACGCCCCGACGCTCTACTCCCAACGGTCGGTGGTCAGACGGCGCTGAATGCCGCTGTTGATCTTGCCGAGATGGGGATCCTCAAAAAATACGGCGTTGAAATGATTGGCGCCAATCTGAACGCCATCAAAAAAGGGGAAGACCGCGAGCTGTTTAAAGAAGCGATGCAGCGCATCGGCCTTGATATGCCGAACAGCGGTTATGCGCACTCGATTGCCGAAGCGCGTAAAGTGGTGCAGGAAATCGGCTTCCCCGCGATTATCCGTCCGTCATTCACCCTTGGTGGGACTGGTGGCGGCATTGCGTATAATATGGAAGAGCTGGAAATGATTGTCTCCAGCGGACTTGACGCTTCTCCTTCGCACGAAGTACTGATCGAAGAATCAATTATCGGCTGGAAAGAGTACGAAATGGAGGTCATGCGCGACAACAAAGACAACGTTGTTATCATTTGCTCCATCGAAAACCTTGACGCGATGGGCGTACACACTGGCGACTCGATCACCATTGCGCCCGCGCAAACCCTGACCGACAAAGAATACCAAATGATGCGCGATGCCAGCATCAAGGTTATCCGCGAAATTGGTGTCGATACCGGCGGCTCAAACGTGCAGTTTGCCGTCAATCCGCGTGATGGCCGCCTGATTATTATTGAAATGAACCCGCGCGTCAGCCGCTCTTCGGCACTGGCGTCAAAAGCGACAGGCTTTCCGATTGCCAAAATCGCCGCCAAACTAGCGGTTGGCTATACGCTTGATGAGCTGCAAAACGATATCACCAAAGAAACTCCAGCGAGTTTTGAACCAACGATTGACTATGTCGTCACCAAGTTCCCACGCTTCGCTTTCGAAAAATTCCCCAAAGCCAACGCCACTCTCACGACGCAGATGAAAAGCGTGGGCGAAGCAATGAGCATCGGGCGGACATTTAAGGAATCCTTCCAAAAGGTGCTCCGTTCGCTTGAAATCGACTCCTATGGCTTTGAAGGCCGCGTTGCACCGGATAAACTGAAAAAACCAACGCCTGATATTATCAGCCTCGTCGAAGAAAAACTTCGCGTCCCCGGCGCCGAACGCACGTGGTACATCGGTGATGCCATTCGCCTTGGCTATACCGTGGATCAAGTCCACGAGCTGACCGGCATCGACCCGTGGTTCCTGCGCCAGTTCGAAGAAATCATCGCCATGGAAGGGAAACTCAGCGCCCTTGGTTCGTTCCATAACCTAAGTGCGGAATTCATGCGTGAAGCAAAGCAGATGGGTTTTAGCGACCGCCGTCTTGCCACGCTACTCAACACTGATGAAAAAAACATCGAAGTTATTCGCCATAAATTCGGCGTCCTGCCGGTTTTCAAGCGGATCGACACCTGTGCTGCCGAGTTTGAAGCGCACACGCCATACCTCTATTCAACCTACGAAGAAGAGTGCGAGGCGGCACCAACCGACCGTAAAAAAATTATGATTATCGGTGGCGGCCCCAACCGGATCGGCCAAGGGATTGAGTTTGACTACTGCTGCTGTCACGCCGCGTTTGCCCTCAGCGATGATGGCTACGAAACGATCATGGTCAACTGTAACCCGGAAACCGTTTCGACCGACTACGATACCTCCGACCGCCTCTACTTTGAACCAATCACACGCGAAGACATTCTGGCCATTGTGGAAAAAGAAAAGCCCATCGGCCTCATTGTGCAGTTTGGCGGACAAACGCCGCTTAAGCTCGCCGTGCCACTCGAAAAAGAGCGGGTACCAATCCTCGGCACCACGCCGGATGCTATCGACCGCGCCGAAGACCGCGAGCGCTTTAAACAACTGGTAGAAAAACTCGGACTGCGTCAGCCAGACAACGACACCGCGACCAGCAAAGAACAGGCTGTCGCCATCGCCGAGCGGATCGGGTATCCCGTCGTCGTTCGTCCGTCGTACGTCCTTGGTGGCCGCGCTATGGAAATCGTCTACAACACCGAAGATCTGCGCGACTACATGGAACGGGCGGTCAAAGCTTCGCCGGAGCACCCGATCCTGATCGACCTCTTCTTGCAACATGCGGTCGAACTTGATGTTGATGCCATCTGCGACGGCGAAAACGTTATCATTGCTGGCCTGATGGAACACATCGAAGAAGCAGGCATCCACTCCGGCGACTCCGCCTGCTCGCTGCCGCCGCGCAATATTTCCGACGCTATCTGCGAAGAAATCCGCCGCCAAACCCGCATGCTCGCCCTTGAACTCGGCGTTGTCGGGCTGATGAATATTCAGTTTGCGGTAAAAGGCGAAGATATCTACCTGTTGGAAGTCAACCCACGCGCCAGCCGCACCGTGCCGTTTGTCTCAAAAGCAACGGGCATCCCGTACGCCAAAATTGCTGCGCGCGTGATGGCTGGGAAAAAACTCCCTGAACTTGGATTAACCGAAGACTACACGCCTGAATACTTTAGCGTGAAGGAAGCAGTCTTCCCCTTCATCAAGTTCCCTGGCGTCGACACCGTGCTGGGGCCGGAAATGAAGTCGACTGGCGAAGTCATGGGGATCGATATGAACTTCGGTATCGCTTTTGGCAAAGCACAAGCCGGAGCCGGTGGCAATCTACCATCAAAAGGCACGGCGTTTATCAGCGTGCGCGACGAAGATAAACCGTTCGTAACACACATTGCTGAAAAGCTTCTGCAGCTGGGCTTCGCCGTCGTCGCTACTCGCGGGACTGCCGCTTTCCTGAAAGACAAGGGAGTCAATGTCGACGTGGTTCACAAAGTCAAAGAAGGGCGACCGAATATCGTTGATAAGATCGTCAACGGCGAGATTGCTCTCGTCATCAACACACCAGAAGGCTCGCGTTCCCGTTCGGACGATCTTTCCATCCGTCGCAGCGTCCTGACCTACAAGGTGCCATACTCTACAACCATCGAAGGCGCACTCGCAGCGGTGACCGCCATCGAAGCGCGCAAGAAAAGTCAGACATCGGTACTACCAATTCAGGAATACTACAAACTGGGATCAGCCCCGACGATCTACTAA